In one Ignavibacteriales bacterium genomic region, the following are encoded:
- a CDS encoding fibronectin type III domain-containing protein: MKKFIFKIMLIIIPLIISVVGCVDSLNSTDKLPPSVSVYKPATSDTISVDTVKISYTAFDDQELSSISVVLNGIFQNSFNAKENVHPEVYFVLDSTFVSQQISYYLIAYDVAGNSKKSNEMTGIYIVKQLSKPTFLKLEIKSKLHFTLTWDYIPSNELGYEIHRKEGQTGVFNYYKTIPAGTRSYDVVETNDKKIYYYKVRAYNKYGYSNFTNQVSSIGDPPQAPTGLTAISTGTKTVKLTWRDNSNNETSFLLQRKWAGDESPYINVATINPDISEYIDTKNITAGTGFQYRICAQIDTLKSNWSNEVQVTTLTEDIFTPTNLSASFNPTSKSVVLTWVDNNANDLYTRIFRKKDSDLNFGKIDSVGSGKVTYSDNNISAGNYSYKVQVYTNGGNTTEFSNIAQLDVPVIPPNAPSNLSLSQLSDKVFNLEWNDNSDDETRFELWRKDGNADFRTVKYLSPNTIRCNDAISDTTLIYFYKVRSVRDNEPSDFSNLVNSTGGISTYPRPTKFTAIALCPTQIKLSWQNNAVDALKLILERKLSQWGTYSKIAELLPDVQQYIDKEGISAGIEFYYRIKALSASDESDFSDEAKALTPSSGNCP; this comes from the coding sequence ATGAAAAAATTTATTTTTAAAATAATGTTAATCATTATTCCTTTAATCATTTCCGTCGTCGGTTGCGTAGATTCATTGAATTCAACTGATAAACTACCTCCAAGTGTTTCAGTCTACAAACCAGCAACGAGCGATACAATTTCAGTTGATACTGTTAAAATAAGTTATACTGCTTTTGATGATCAGGAATTAAGCTCAATAAGTGTTGTGCTGAATGGTATATTCCAGAATAGTTTTAATGCAAAAGAAAATGTTCATCCTGAAGTTTATTTTGTACTGGATTCTACATTTGTTAGTCAACAGATTTCCTATTATTTAATTGCTTATGATGTTGCAGGTAATTCAAAAAAAAGTAACGAAATGACAGGGATTTATATTGTTAAGCAGTTAAGTAAACCTACTTTTCTTAAATTGGAAATTAAATCAAAGTTACACTTTACACTTACCTGGGATTATATTCCTTCAAACGAATTAGGTTATGAAATTCATCGTAAGGAAGGACAGACCGGAGTTTTTAATTATTATAAAACGATTCCTGCTGGAACCAGATCATATGATGTTGTAGAGACCAATGATAAAAAAATCTATTATTATAAAGTAAGAGCATATAATAAATATGGATATTCAAATTTCACAAATCAGGTAAGCTCCATCGGAGATCCACCGCAGGCTCCTACAGGATTAACGGCAATTTCTACTGGTACTAAAACAGTTAAGCTTACCTGGAGAGATAATTCAAACAATGAAACAAGTTTTCTTTTGCAAAGGAAATGGGCTGGTGATGAATCTCCTTATATAAATGTGGCTACTATCAATCCGGACATTAGTGAATATATTGACACAAAAAATATTACCGCTGGAACAGGATTTCAATATAGGATTTGTGCCCAGATAGATACCTTAAAATCTAATTGGTCAAACGAAGTTCAGGTAACAACATTAACTGAAGATATTTTTACACCTACAAACCTTTCGGCTTCGTTTAATCCAACTTCTAAGTCTGTAGTTTTAACCTGGGTTGATAATAATGCAAATGATTTATATACCAGAATATTTAGAAAAAAAGATTCAGATTTAAATTTTGGAAAGATTGATTCAGTAGGTTCTGGAAAAGTTACTTATTCTGACAATAATATTTCAGCAGGCAATTACTCATACAAAGTTCAAGTTTATACAAATGGCGGTAACACAACTGAATTTTCTAACATTGCTCAATTAGATGTTCCGGTAATTCCACCTAATGCACCTTCAAACCTTTCTTTATCCCAGCTTTCTGATAAAGTATTTAATTTAGAGTGGAATGATAACTCTGATGATGAGACCAGATTTGAATTATGGCGTAAAGATGGTAATGCTGATTTTCGTACAGTAAAATATCTTTCTCCCAATACAATTCGCTGTAATGACGCTATAAGTGATACGACATTAATTTATTTTTATAAAGTTCGGTCTGTCCGGGATAATGAACCATCCGATTTCAGTAATTTGGTAAATTCCACCGGTGGAATTAGTACTTACCCAAGACCAACTAAATTTACTGCAATTGCATTGTGCCCAACTCAAATTAAACTTAGCTGGCAAAATAATGCAGTTGATGCGCTAAAATTAATTTTAGAAAGAAAACTTTCTCAATGGGGAACGTATTCCAAAATTGCTGAATTACTTCCTGATGTTCAACAATATATTGATAAAGAGGGAATAAGCGCAGGAATTGAATTTTATTACAGAATAAAGGCTCTAAGCGCTTCAGATGAATCAGATTTTTCGGATGAAGCCAAAGCTTTAACACCATCCTCAGGTAATTGTCCTTGA